The following are from one region of the Magallana gigas chromosome 6, xbMagGiga1.1, whole genome shotgun sequence genome:
- the LOC105317400 gene encoding signal recognition particle 14 kDa protein has protein sequence MVLLENDTFLTELTKMFQKGKSSGSLSLTMKRYDGRTKPEPRKGNLPEPQEYKCLIRANLGNKKISTVINQKDVNKFQMAYANVLKGNMDGLKKKDKRSATKSKSKATQ, from the exons ATGGTTCTGTTAGAAAATGACACG TTTTTGACCGAACTGACGAAGATGTTCCAAAAAGGAAAATCCTCCGGTTCTTTATCATTGACAATGAAAAGAT atGATGGAAGGACAAAGCCAGAACCTAGAAAAGGCAATCTTCCTGAGCCCCAAGAATATAAGTGTTTGATAAGGGCTAACTTGGGAAATAAGAAAATCAGTACAGTG attaaTCAGAAAGATGTCAACAAATTTCAAATG gCTTATGCAAATGTTCTAAAAGGCAATATGGATggtttgaagaaaaaagacaaaCGATCTGCCACTAAATCCAAGTCGAAGGCAACGCAATAA
- the LOC105317409 gene encoding zinc finger CCCH domain-containing protein 14: protein MDHGKDISHKIRSAIKAKLIELNAYVDDELPDYIMVMIANKKSEKQMNNDLNLFLSHNTEKFTSWLHSLLKKLQNLGTDQQKTKELEKVETKVSDPAKEVPSVSDRKEKQVKRHHSTEKKEKERHKEKSKDGKEKVKDSKSGTKDGKKGKSGLEVDPEIEDLLTNREEDEFAAEFKEESESSKAAKAKQTERGASSQVKSSQNSSQSKAKSSVKPASIHSRLGLPISSDSDRGRSSKEPLPQRKESFPQRMVQRPLSSSSSASKRSVTSPKRRQPSSVVASVKRKFELEDEEEEYDPYNPAVGSVASVVQVSSRPRKSSVPITKQANKNLILKATAEAEKSVSSAMDTVLKEEKMYSVKEDARTRLKKPVTVTLTGRNESKGVYSSKSVGMSGRGLVSGSRKSELMKKMTYTIENKPKVQRLEHREKATKVIKKEGQEVARVIPVVDSRYIQIQEKAEEEDSVQDGSDTSPQLPVNSDEEQPSLSPDIDPEVHRLLQQESEAELYPNNTGGSQNGEEPGGSPEDEEEIDEDDDEAQRALLLRQQSQQANRKRTFAQTTKQKPTAFVSPVDTKFIVTLDGVNPNEFEADKESGGGELEASEIPKKTIVPAAPEIKPVTFSLKDTDDEEEEDILPSKVAKSTERCRFWPACVNGNSCLYHHPTVPCKMFPSCKFGEKCLYIHPNCKFDAQCTRKDCPFTHASKRNATTTVIQKIVQVPVAATYGPAFKRAAPTSTPMVCRFFPNCSNVQCTFYHPKPCRFGMQCMNKSVCTFYHPAVPSKSQLKWSATSKQASTHISQRQFDAGVAESLTSS, encoded by the exons ATGGACCACGGAAAAGACATCAGCCATAAAATTCGG tcGGCAATAAAGGCAAAATTGATagaattaaatgcatatgttg ATGATGAACTTCCAGACTATATCATGGTCATGATTGCAAATAAAAAGTCAGAAAAACAGATGAACAATGACCTTAATTTGTTCCTAAGCCACAACACAGAAAAATTTACATCATG GTTACACAGCTTGTTGAAAAAGCTGCAGAATCTTGGGACag ATCAACAGAAAACAAAAGAATTGGAAAAAGTTGAAACAAAAGTCAGTGACCCTGCAAAAGAGGTTCCATCAGTTAGTGATAGGAAAGAAAAGCAAGTGAAGAGGCACCATTCAACAGAAAAGAAAGAGAAGGAGAGACACAAGGAGAAAAGCAAAGATGGTAAGGAGAAGGTCAAAGATTCCAAGAGTGGAACCAAAGATGGCAAGAAAGGCAAATCTGGACTGGAAGTGGACCCAGAGATAGAGGATCTACTGACCAACAGAGAGGAGG ATGAGTTTGCTGCTGAGTTTAAGGAGGAATCAGAGTCCTCCAAGGCAGCAAAAGCCAAGCAGACCGAGAGAG GTGCATCATCTCAGGTGAAGTCTAGTCAGAATAGCTCTCAGAGTAAAGCCAAGTCTTCTGTGAAACCAGCCTCCATACATTCTCGTCTCGGTCTCCCAATCTCATCAGACTCGGACCGAGGGAGGTCCTCCAAGGAACCCCTCCCTCAGAGAAAGGAATCCTTCCCCCAGAGAATGGTTCAGAGACCCCTTTCTTCTTCCTCCTCTGCATCCAAGAGATCT GTGACTTCGCCAAAAAGAAGGCAGCCATCATCCGTTGTGGCATCAGTAAAGAGGAAGTTTGAGTTGGAGGATGAGGAGGAGGAGTATGACCCCTATAACCCGGCTGTGGGCAGCGTGGCCAGTGTTGTTCAGGTCTCCTCCCGACCCAGAAA GTCCAGTGTGCCAATCacaaaacaagcaaacaaaaactTGATACTCAAAGCCACAGCAGAAGCTGAGAAATCTGTGTCCTCTGCCATGGACACTGTGCTCAAAGAGGAAAAAATGTACAGCGTCAAAG AAGATGCAAGAACACGGTTAAAGAAACCTGTTACTGTCACATTAACTGGAAGAAATGAATCAAAAGGAGTATATTCCAGTAAATCTGTGGGGATGTCTGGGAGAGGGCTAGTCTCAGGCTCCAGAAAGTCAGAGCTGATGAAGAAAATGACTTACACCATAGAAAATAAACCCAAGGTCCAAAGACTGGAACACAGGGAAAAAGCAACTAAGGTCATCAAAAAGGAAG GACAAGAAGTTGCCCGTGTGATTCCAGTGGTAGATAGTCGGTATATCCAGATCCAAGAAAAGGCAGAGGAGGAAGACAGTGTCCAAGATGGCTCGGATACTAGTCCTCAG CTCCCAGTGAATTCGGACGAAGAGCAACCATCCCTGAGTCCTGACATTGACCCAGAGGTGCACCGTCTATTACAACAGGAATCTGAGGCAGAATTGTACCCCAACAACACAGGGGGGTCACAGAATGGGGAGGAGCCAGGAGGTTCCCCAGAGGATGAGGAAGAGATagatgaagatgatgatgagGCTCAGAGGGCCCTGTTACTGAGGCAGCAGAGTCAGCAGGCCAACAGGAAGAGGACCTTTGCCCAAACTACAAA ACAGAAACCTACTGCCTTTGTATCACCAGTGGATACCAAGTTTATTGTCACTCTGGATGGCGTGAACCCCAATGAATTTGAAGCTGACAAAGAGTCAGGGGGTGGGGAGTTGGAGGCTAGTGAGATCCCAAAGAAAACGATTGTCCCTGCAGCTCCAGAAATTAAACCTGTTACATTCAGTCTAAAGGATACTGATG ATGAAGAAGAGGAAGATATTTTGCCTTCAAAAGTAGCCAAGTCAACAGAGAGATGTCGTTTCTGGCCAGCATGTGTTAATGGCAATTCTTGTCTCTATCATCATCCTACAGTTCCCTGCAA AATGTTTCCCTCGTGTAAGTTTGGAGAGAAGTGTCTGTACATACACCCAAACTGTAAGTTTGATGCTCAATGCACAAGGAAGGATTGTCCATTCACCCACGCAAGTAAAAGAAATGCCACCACCACAGTGATACAGAAGA TTGTCCAAGTCCCAGTTGCAGCTACTTATGGACCTGCCTTTAAAAGAGCAGCCCCCACTAGTACCCCCATGGTCTGCAGGTTCTTCCCAAACTGCAGCAATGTCCAGTGCACCTTCTATCATCCAaag CCCTGTAGATTCGGAATGCAGTGTATGAATAAATCTGTCTGTACATTTTACCACCCTGCTGTGCCAAGCAAAAGTCAGTTAAAGTGGTCAGCCACCAGCAAGCAAGCTAGTACACACATCAG CCAAAGACAGTTTGATGCAGGAGTTGCCGAGTCCTTGACAAGCTCTTGA
- the LOC105317419 gene encoding transmembrane protein 179B, with product MLDKLPKRHKFRFSQIFVNGIVFVLSLCACIPSGWTYNFFNFECVLYADLSVSVKDNSTVVLDWAGSTWGKPTQCHVVTYAPVVAAIHAFIWIWFYLQMEELDGKIQSLPALLFGCVLHGCISLALLVSSGMLTGGVNKLCHNLQSRLPAYSCSKLEDMQWTTLKGTEEFYTYMKVTEVCTWFSAITSAILAVLNGYRAWSIISQLKRRDDPETGSVLLRRGRQFGSSHFFLDESFSVRSLTVDRRTSNIV from the exons ATGCTGGATAAACTCCCGAAAAGACACAAATTCAGGTTTTCTCAAATCTTCGTGAATGGAATAGTATTTGTTCTTTCATTATGTGCGTGTATACCGAGTGGTTGGACTTACAACTTCTTTAATTTTGAGTGTGTACTGTACGCCGACTTGTCGGTTAGTGTTAAGGATAACAGTACTGTTGTCTTGGACTGGGCAGGGTCAACCTGGGGGAAGCCGACCCAGTGTCATGTGGTCACGTATGCCCCCGTGGTGGCCGCTATACACGCCTTCATTTGGATCTggttttatttacaaatggaGGAGTTAGACGGTAAAAT CCAATCGCTGCCCGCCCTGTTGTTTGGCTGTGTCCTCCATGGCTGTATCAGCCTGGCCCTCCTCGTGTCCAGTGGGATGCTGACGGGAGGGGTGAACAAGCTGTGCCATAACCTACAGTCCAGGCTCCCCGCATACAG TTGTTCCAAGTTGGAAGACATGCAGTGGACAACACTAAAAGGAACCGAAGAGTTTTATACCTATATGAAAGTGACAGAG GTGTGTACCTGGTTCAGTGCGATCACTTCCGCCATCTTAGCAGTTCTGAACGGATACAGGGCATGGAGCATCATCTCTCAACTCAAGCGCCGGGACGACCCAGAAACAGGCTCAGTGCTGCTCCGCAGAGGGAGACAGTTCGGCTCCTCACATTTCTTTCTTGACGAATCATTTTCAGTTCGCAGCTTAACTGTAGATCGGCGGACGTCAAATATAGTTTGA